A single candidate division KSB1 bacterium DNA region contains:
- a CDS encoding aminotransferase class I/II-fold pyridoxal phosphate-dependent enzyme, translating to MKPEEMRKLSFATLCVHGSGGVDRLTGAVSIPIYQSSTFAFPSARAGAEIFAGQREGYIYTRIGNPTVDAFEREMAFLEGGEAACATASGMAATTTAVLTAVRTGENIVASDTLYGGTHQLFRETMKRLGIEVRDVEASQLANIEAAMDENTRVVFIETPSNPTLKLIDIAGAAAIAHRHGALLMVDNTFATPYFQRPLSLGADIVIHSATKYIGGHGDTIGGVIVGPADFIKQAKGQVLRDLGGCLSPFNAWLFVRGLKTLPVRMERHQFNAMRIAHYLSFHPKVARVWYPGLRIHPQHELARKQMTGFGGMVSFELKGGRAAGEKLMDSVKLMTLAVSLGDCDTLIEHPASMTHSTYSEEELLACGITPGLVRLSVGIEAVEDLINDLSQALRKIK from the coding sequence AGATGCGCAAGCTTAGTTTCGCTACGTTGTGCGTCCATGGTTCAGGGGGTGTAGATCGCTTGACCGGCGCTGTGTCTATTCCCATCTATCAGAGCTCAACATTTGCTTTCCCCAGCGCGCGGGCAGGAGCGGAGATATTCGCCGGGCAGCGTGAGGGGTACATCTATACACGCATCGGTAATCCTACGGTGGATGCCTTCGAGCGGGAGATGGCCTTCTTGGAGGGCGGCGAGGCGGCTTGCGCAACAGCTTCGGGTATGGCCGCTACCACGACCGCTGTGCTGACCGCCGTGCGCACCGGGGAGAACATTGTCGCCTCCGATACCCTCTACGGTGGCACGCATCAGCTCTTCCGCGAAACCATGAAACGGCTGGGCATCGAGGTGCGCGACGTGGAGGCCAGCCAGCTGGCCAACATCGAGGCGGCTATGGATGAGAACACGCGGGTGGTCTTCATCGAGACGCCCAGCAATCCGACCCTCAAGCTCATTGATATCGCCGGAGCCGCGGCTATTGCCCACCGGCACGGCGCACTGCTGATGGTGGACAATACCTTCGCTACCCCGTACTTCCAGCGGCCGCTGTCGTTGGGCGCAGACATCGTCATTCACAGCGCGACCAAGTACATCGGCGGTCATGGCGACACGATTGGCGGGGTGATCGTAGGCCCCGCCGATTTCATCAAGCAAGCCAAGGGTCAGGTGTTGCGCGACCTGGGCGGGTGTCTGAGCCCATTCAACGCCTGGCTTTTTGTGCGTGGTCTGAAGACTTTGCCGGTGCGCATGGAAAGGCACCAATTCAACGCCATGCGTATCGCTCACTATCTGAGCTTTCATCCCAAGGTGGCGCGGGTGTGGTATCCAGGCTTGCGTATCCATCCACAGCATGAGCTGGCGCGCAAGCAGATGACTGGCTTCGGCGGCATGGTGTCCTTTGAGCTAAAAGGGGGCCGGGCCGCTGGTGAGAAGCTCATGGACTCGGTGAAGTTGATGACCTTGGCGGTAAGTCTGGGCGACTGCGACACGCTCATCGAGCACCCGGCCAGCATGACCCATTCCACCTACAGCGAGGAGGAGCTGTTGGCGTGCGGTATCACTCCCGGCCTGGTGCGTCTCTCTGTGGGCATCGAAGCAGTGGAAGACCTGATCAACGATCTGTCTCAAGCCCTGCGAAAAATCAAGTGA